In the genome of Montipora foliosa isolate CH-2021 chromosome 3, ASM3666993v2, whole genome shotgun sequence, one region contains:
- the LOC137996944 gene encoding tetratricopeptide repeat protein 28-like, which produces MDTVVPEVIDVSLNYGKSLLNNNERHKAYSVFTECLNISQNTGHLTSIAASLGCMGLFYMASNDITQGVACYERVLELLNNVDENEGERKERNSKMKQKRRQIKADAFSSIGSAMLKLRNFTKSMQCFQNYLQICEELVDTRGKTMALGNMGALQRNLGHIKQAMEYFERELQIAEATGDKSLEFHAHTNLGLCYRDVGEYQKALRCYEKSLAVAMVTGCKEDEGDAYSNLSNVYRYLGDPVKALSYSKKHLELATQLGDLRGQFIASGGLGNAYCALGDFKSGSIFFHENANLARKMGDKAFIARAEHSLGLALSYREEYKESLTHHETAHRLFKEARMRLPAYHAMLAKAKCLRMLQDYKGAMAIYQTSITEYEEIRAHLGKQENLKISIGDLHIIVYKALSYTMFHAGQVQDAMLAEDRGRAMALKDLLYHKFDVKTVYKRSTAPSKDVNSVSKFLDELRGDPDLTTVMYSFFNGQMFIWVISHSRVDCVLPWPEREGQKYRALMELVETSLDEIRQGVREHGMVEDRLLLASETDNCEDIFAIQESLSLPWNLSEKGTTDPKTCSVQSTREEMSRKTVSKASSKPVDVSHPGSSLRQLYDILIKPVGHLIQGNKLLIIPEAMLYRLPFSALLDGEGTFLSKKFCIQVCTSLETLTLISKRTKREFEGGALVIGNPLVGRVRRMGKEAKPSELPGAQREAEKVASFLYTTALTQQMATKSRVINYLVKASIVHIAAHGDPVKGEIVLAPDAGPNRGNQLPTEEDYLLTCADIASLSLRARLVVLSCCQTAQGDIRAEGVVGIARSFLGAGASAVVVTLWAIDDDATLSFMELFYKHVTTNKSVCQALQYSMITLQGKEHLKRISNWAPFFVIGEDVKFTLTEIQQMKEKAFNFSA; this is translated from the coding sequence ATGGACACTGTGGTCCCTGAAGTAATCGATGTTTCACTGAATTATGGAAAATCACTGTTGAACAACAACGAACGCCACAAGGCATATTCCGTATTCACAGAATGCCTCAACATCTCTCAAAACACCGGCCACTTAACTTCCATCGCAGCATCGCTTGGATGCATGGGTTTGTTTTACATGGCGTCTAATGATATCACACAAGGTGTGGCCTGTTATGAGCGTGTTTTAGAACTTTTGAATAACGTCGACGAAAATGAAGGTGAAAGAAAGGAACGAAATTCCAAAATGAAGCAAAAACGTCGGCAAATaaaagctgatgctttttcGTCGATTGGCTCCGCTATGCTTAAGTTGAGGAATTTCACGAAGTCGATGCAATGTTTTCAAAACTATCTGCAGATCTGCGAAGAGCTGGTGGACACGCGTGGGAAAACTATGGCTCTCGGCAACATGGGCGCTCTGCAAAGAAATCTCGGCCATATCAAACAAGCCATGGAGTACTTTGAGAGGGAACTTCAGATTGCTGAAGCAACAGGAGACAAGAGTCTAGAATTCCATGCGCACACAAACCTGGGGCTTTGTTACAGGGATGTGGGGGAATACCAGAAGGCTCTCCGTTGCTATGAAAAGTCGCTTGCTGTCGCTATGGTAACGGGCTGTAAAGAAGACGAAGGAGACGCCTACTCTAATTTGAGTAACGTATACCGTTACCTTGGAGATCCAGTGAAAGCTTTAAGCTATTCTAAGAAACACCTTGAATTGGCGACACAGTTAGGAGACCTTAGAGGTCAGTTCATCGCTAGTGGGGGCCTGGGCAACGCTTACTGTGCACTGGGAGACTTCAAAAGTGGCTCAATTTTCTTCCATGAAAATGCAAATCTTGCCAGAAAAATGGGAGACAAGGCGTTCATTGCTCGTGCAGAGCATAGTTTGGGACTTGCTCTGTCGTACCGCGAAGAATACAAGGAGTCACTCACACACCACGAAACGGCACACAGGCTATTCAAGGAAGCTCGCATGAGACTCCCCGCTTATCACGCCATGTTAGCCAAAGCGAAGTGTCTACGTATGTTACAGGACTACAAAGGGGCCATGGCAATCTACCAAACGAGTATTACCGAATATGAAGAAATACGAGCGCATCTGGGCAAGCAAGAAAACCTAAAAATTTCAATCGGCGATCTGCACATCATAGTGTACAAAGCTCTTTCCTATACCATGTTTCATGCTGGGCAAGTCCAGGATGCCATGCTGGCAGAAGATCGCGGGCGAGCCATGGCCCTCAAGGATCTTCTTTATCACAAGTTTGATGTGAAAACAGTGTACAAAAGAAGTACAGCGCCCTCAAAAGATGTAAACAGCGTTTCCAAATTTCTGGATGAACTGCGGGGGGACCCTGATCTCACTACTGTGATGTACTCTTTCTTCAACGGGCAAATGTTCATATGGGTTATTTCACACTCGCGTGTAGACTGTGTACTACCGTGGCCCGAGAGGGAAGGTCAAAAGTACAGGGCCTTGATGGAGCTTGTGGAAACATCACTGGATGAGATCAGACAAGGAGTCAGAGAGCATGGAATGGTCGAAGACAGATTGCTCTTAGCCTCTGAGACAGACAACTGCGAAGACATCTTTGCCATCCAAGAATCGCTGTCCTTACCGTGGAATCTTTCAGAGAAAGGCACAACTGATCCCAAGACTTGTAGTGTCCAGTCCACCAGAGAAGAGATGTCTCGCAAAACGGTGTCGAAAGCCTCGTCGAAACCAGTGGATGTTTCCCACCCAGGTTCTAGTCTTCGCCAGCTGTACGACATTTTAATCAAACCAGTCGGGCACCTCATCCAAGGAAACAAGTTGTTAATCATCCCTGAAGCGATGCTTTATCGCCTTCCTTTCTCCGCCTTATTGGATGGTGAAGGAACATTTCTCTCGAAGAAGTTCTGCATTCAGGTTTGCACATCCCTCGAGACGTTAACTCTTATCTCTAAGCGTACCAAAAGAGAATTTGAGGGTGGGGCGCTCGTGATTGGGAACCCACTAGTTGGGCGTGTCCGGCGAATGGGAAAAGAGGCCAAGCCCAGTGAGCTACCAGGAGCACAAAGGGAAGCAGAGAAAGTGGCCTCATTTCTATACACTACGGCTCTTACACAGCAAATGGCCACCAAGTCACGTGTTATCAACTACCTTGTCAAAGCTAGTATAGTTCACATTGCTGCCCATGGGGACCCGGTGAAAGGAGAGATCGTTCTTGCACCTGATGCAGGCCCCAATCGAGGAAACCAGCTACCTACAGAAGAAGACTACTTATTGACATGCGCAGATATTGCCTCGCTGAGCCTGCGAGCACGTCTGGTTGTGCTGAGTTGCTGTCAAACCGCGCAAGGCGATATCCGGGCCGAAGGGGTTGTTGGTATAGCCCGCTCATTCCTGGGGGCTGGTGCGAGTGCGGTGGTTGTGACGTTGTGGGCTATTGATGATGACGCAACTTTATCTTTTATGGAATTGTTCTATAAACACGTGACTACAAACAAGTCGGTGTGTCAGGCTCTACAGTACAGTATGATTACCCTGCAGGGAAAAGAACACTTGAAAAGGATCTCGAACTGGGCGCCATTTTTTGTTATTGGCGAAGATGTGAAGTTCACACTTACGGAAATCCAGCAGATGAAAGAgaaggcatttaatttttcagcATAG
- the LOC137995335 gene encoding uncharacterized protein produces MVTRGVARKLSKKELTLYKGPVHYIGHHEVLKPDSKSTPVRIVFNSSANYMGHILNEYWAKGPDLLNNLLGVLIRFRENKVAFIGDIKKMYHTVKMTELDQHTHRFLWRDMDSTREPDTYIMLRVSFGDKPSATIATVALRKTAEMSREKYPEAADIIQRNTYMDDIIESMDDRKQAIKLTQDIEKAIIKGGFEVKEWMFSSDTDRQEKTNIPIEEQTEKILGVKWSQSEDQLCFEVKVNFTTKRIHTSRSTSDIVPTQDPQQLTKRIILSQINSVYDPLGLAGPFTVRAKILLRRLWGTEPKLDWDDPIPEENQQNWSIFFNDLKDMNQIRFTRCLKPMDAIDDPILVVFSDASKDAYAACAYVRWQRKNNQFESNLILSKNRLAPIKKMSIDRIELCGAVLNKRLKVFIEKECRYRFEKIYHIVDSQIVHAMIQKSSYGFNTFAATRIGEIQEGTNPENWYWVESKYNIADCLTRGRKPDDIGLESTWQKGPDFLKQTEDKWPITRDYLEPKLSEVIRTTMVTKIEGPHDTLALRIDIAKYSSYGKLLRVTARILKFYSKFPKPSFKSATQELTPEDIKKSEIFWIKEIQQNMRNDIENGKYNRLCPITRKDGIYVVSSRTAKLQTNYGDNEVILLPYDHPFSHLYVAQTHARGHHGILTTASKVRTKYWIPKLLKLVKSIKFRCVICKKLAKKTSQQVMGQLPEDRLKPAPPWYSTGIDLFGPFKIRDEVKKRTFSKAYGVIFNCLGTRAVYLDLAADYSTDKFLMVLRRFVSLNGYPSKLLSDNGTQLIAASKELTAITKTWDWKKIKEYGVMKGLQWIFTPADAPWQNGVTEALIRSVKRAIEFSVGENALTFSELQTVLFEIANLLNERPIGRHPTSPEDGAYLCPNDLLLGRATSRIPNGPFDENANTQKRFTFVQTIVHTFWKKWNSNYFPSLILRQKWHTSHRNLKIGDVVMIQDSNLVRGNWKLGKVSNVYPGADGKVRRVDVQYKNLTVNEPMKQYQGKGYVTVQRPVQRLVLLIPIDENKINF; encoded by the coding sequence ATGGTAACTAGAGGAGTTGCAAGGAAACTCTCCAAAAAGGAACTAACACTCTACAAAGGACCGGTGCATTATATCGGACATCATGAAGTTCTCAAGCCTGATTCCAAATCTACCCCAGTGCGCATAGTGTTCAATAGCAGCGCCAATTACATGGGTCATATCTTGAATGAGTATTGGGCTAAAGGTCCTGACCTACTCAATAACTTATTGGGAGTCCTTATACGTTTCCGAGAGAATAAAGTAGCCTTCATTGGTGATATTAAAAAGATGTACCACACTGTGAAGATGACAGAGTTAGATCAGCACACCCACCGATTTCTGTGGAGGGATATGGATAGTACAAGAGAACCCGACACATACATAATGCTCAGAGTTTCATTCGGTGACAAGCCGTCAGCTACGATTGCAACCGTTGCTTTGAGAAAAACCGCAGAGATGTCAAGAGAGAAATACCCAGAAGCAGCAGATATAATACAAAGAAATACGTACATGGACGACATAATCGAAAGTATGGACGATCGCAAACAAGCTATTAAACTGACTCAAGATATCGAGAAGGCTATTATTAAAGGAGGATTTGAAGTCAAAGAGTGGATGTTCTCAAGCGATACTGAcagacaagaaaaaacaaatatacCGATCGAggaacaaacagaaaagatacttggagtTAAATGGAGTCAATCAGAAGATCAACTGTGTTTCGAAGTCAAGGTTAACTTTACTACCAAGCGAATACATACTTCAAGGTCTACGAGCGATATCGTCCCCACCCAAGATCCCCAACAGCTCACAAAGCGTATAATCTTGTCACAGATCAACAGCGTGTATGATCCCCTAGGGTTGGCAGGACCATTTACAGTAAGGGCCAAAATTCTTTTACGCCGTTTGTGGGGAACTGAACCGAAACTTGACTGGGACGACCCTATACCCGAGGAAAACCAACAGAATTGGTCTATTTTCTTCAACGATTTGAAAGACATGAATCAAATCAGATTTACGAGATGCCTTAAACCAATGGATGCTATTGACGACCCCATTCTCGTTGTGTTTAGTGACGCATCCAAAGACGCATACGCTGCATGTGCATATGTACGGTGGCAAAGAAAGAATAACCAATTTGAGAGCAATTTAATACTGTCCAAAAATCGTCTTGCACCAATAAAAAAGATGTCCATTGACCGTATAGAACTGTGTGGAGCGGTACTGAACAAACGTCTAAAAGTGTTCATAGAAAAGGAATGTAGATATCGCTTTGAAAAGATCTACCACATCGTAGACTCTCAGATTGTACATGCCATGATCCAGAAAAGCTCATACGGGTTCAACACGTTCGCCGCCACTAGAATAGGTGAAATACAGGAAGGAACAAACCCTGAAAACTGGTATTGGGTAGAGAGTAAATATAACATAGCTGACTGTTTGACAAGAGGCAGGAAGCCCGATGACATTGGACTTGAAAGCACATGGCAGAAGGGTCCCGATTTTCTTAAACAAACAGAAGACAAGTGGCCAATCACTCGTGATTACTTGGAGCCAAAACTATCCGAAGTAATCCGGACTACAATGGTAACGAAGATAGAAGGACCTCATGACACCCTAGCGTTACGAATTGACATCGCCAAATATTCGAGTTACGGCAAACTACTACGTGTCACTgcaagaattttgaaattttacagcAAATTTCCCAAACCGTCATTTAAAAGCGCAACGCAAGAACTGACACCTGAAGATATTAAAAAGTCAGAGATTTTCTGGATCAAAGAGATTCAGCAGAACATGAGAAATGATATTGAAAATGGCAAGTACAACCGTTTGTGTCCTATCACACGCAAAGACGGCATCTATGTAGTAAGCAGTCGTACTGCAAAGTTACAAACAAATTACGGTGACAACGAAGTTATATTACTACCATATGATCATCCGTTCTCACATCTCTATGTAGCACAAACTCATGCAAGAGGACATCATGGCATTCTAACTACTGCCAGCAAAGTGCGCACCAAATACTGGATACCCAAACTCCTTAAGTTGGTAAAATCGATTAAGTTCAGATGCGTTATCTGCAAAAAACTTGCTAAGAAAACAAGTCAGCAAGTGATGGGCCAATTACCTGAAGACAGATTGAAGCCAGCACCGCCATGGTACAGTACAGGAATTGATCTTTTTGGTCCCTTTAAAATTCGGGACGAGGTAAAGAAGAGAACGTTCTCTAAAGCTTATGGAGTAATATTTAATTGTCTCGGAACAAGAGCTGTTTATCTGGATCTGGCAGCAGATTATAGTACAGACAAATTTCTGATGGTACTCAGAAGATTTGTGTCCCTAAACGGATATCCATCCAAGCTATTGTCTGACAACGGTACTCAACTAATTGCAGCAAGTAAGGAACTAACCGCTATAACAAAAACATGGGATTGGAAGAAAATTAAGGAATATGGCGTCATGAAAGGATTGCAATGGATCTTCACCCCAGCAGATGCCCCATGGCAAAATGGAGTAACTGAAGCTCTTATAAGATCGGTCAAGCGAGCAATTGAATTCTCGGTTGGTGAAAATGCTTTAACCTTCTCTGAATTGCAAACAGTTTTATTCGAGATTGCCAACTTGCTGAATGAAAGACCAATAGGGCGACACCCAACATCCCCTGAGGACGGAGCATATTTATGCCCAAATGACTTACTGTTAGGCAGAGCAACAAGCAGGATACCAAATGGCCCATTTGATGAAAACGCGAACACCCAAAAACGTTTCACGTTCGTCCAGACAATTGTTCATACATTCTGGAAAAAATGGAACTCGAACTACTTCCCAAGCTTGATATTAAGGCAAAAATGGCACACATCTCACCGAAATTTGAAAATCGGAGACGTAGTTATGATACAAGATTCCAACTTAGTGAGAGGAAACTGGAAGCTTGGAAAAGTGTCAAATGTTTACCCAGGTGCAGATGGGAAAGTGCGAAGAGTAGACGTGCAATACAAGAATCTCACCGTAAACGAACCTATGAAGCAATACCAAGGCAAAGGATATGTCACTGTTCAACGTCCTGTACAGAGACTTGTATTACTTATACCGattgatgaaaacaaaattaacttctAA
- the LOC137995336 gene encoding G-protein-signaling modulator 2-like — MGALQRNLGHIKQAMEYFEKELQIAEATGDKSLEFHAHTNLRLCYRDVGEYQKALRCYEKSLAVAMVTGCKEDEGDAYSNLSNVYRYLGDPVKALSYS; from the coding sequence ATGGGCGCTCTGCAAAGAAATCTCGGTCATATCAAACAAGCCATGGAGTACTTTGAGAAGGAACTTCAGATTGCTGAAGCAACAGGAGACAAGAGTCTAGAATTCCATGCGCACACAAACCTGCGGCTTTGTTACAGGGATGTGGGGGAATACCAGAAGGCTCTCCGTTGCTATGAAAAGTCGCTTGCTGTCGCTATGGTAACGGGCTGTAAAGAAGACGAAGGAGACGCCTACTCTAATTTGAGTAACGTATACCGTTACCTTGGAGATCCAGTGAAAGCTTTAAGCTATTCTTAG
- the LOC137995334 gene encoding uncharacterized protein yields the protein MTDKAKNSRRIAKGNFTRKRNILIKSIETSQGIEVVETNYSKLVDAWEELEGKHLEYVNFLTDEHLVDEEEIWMSEVEEKYSNAFNRKVKYVENVTTSEKATREHAARQEAIDNAKVKRNTARAVFEASYESISHALQSKEMPNFALKDLQKQIEDQFQDCKTFNAELLELLPFESAESEMQWIAKIQTYYYEIVEQIVVRYTNVKEQEQIKQESGATSSFLQLEKVKMPHFDGELRHYPQFKRDFNKQVMPQIRGRDAAYVLRSCLGKEPEGLVKSIDDDVQEMWRRLDEKYGDPAKIADVIIDGIRRFRTLKEGEDKRFIEFVTLVEDGYRDLTRLGLEAEITTTSSVSIIEKALSTDIRRRWAEMVSCHGSHIDKSKKFPSLLEFLQNQRSAIEYDSASLRTTTNNQHYRGTSHYTEGVEEVSKEPKPKCLIHEHGRHWTADCRIYLAKPIEEKKTIIKDKRACWPCLKIGHRQRTCKSRKDCGVGGCTRKHHPSIHETEETPQQVSASANVCHNTKIDTCLLQVQRVKTKRGEANIMWDNAASLCFITNTKAKQEKLKGSKVELSVIKVGAQSEKIKTIKYKVPLIDNQGHVIEFEAYGIERITSDIESVNIDDIVHLFKNVTKEEIERPSGPVDILIGYEYAAYHPEREQNIGHLVLLRNRFGRCIGGTHPLLKESHLYHDFINARVNTVVGKINIEDFYKIENLGVECKPKCGGCKCGKCSLGAKDCTIQEERELELIERNLNFNKEENRWVAEYPWIKDPQNLPDNRKVAFAKLITTEKRLIKN from the coding sequence ATGACCGACAAAGCTAAGAATTCACGGCGAATTGCCAAGGGAAACTTCACACGAAAGCGGaacattttgatcaagtccaTAGAGACAAGCCAAGGAATCGAGGTAGTAGAAACCAATTACTCAAAACTTGTTGATGCATGGGAAGAACTGGAAGGGAAGCACTTAGAGTATGTTAACTTCCTGACTGACGAGCATTTAGTGGACGAAGAAGAAATCTGGATGTCAGAAGTCGAGGAAAAATATTCCAATGCATTTAATCGTAAAGTGAAATATGTCGAAAATGTCACtacaagcgaaaaggcaacgcGCGAGCACGCGGCTCGTCAAGAGGCCATTGACAACGCAAAAGTTAAAAGGAACACTGCGCGCGCTGTTTTCGAAGCTTCTTACGAAAGTATTTCGCACGCGTTGCAGTCAAAAGAAATGCCCAATTTTGCGTTAAAAGACTTACAGAAACAAATAGAAGATCAATTTCAAGATTGCAAAACCTTTAACGCTGAACTGTTAGAATTATTGCCCTTTGAATCAGCCGAATCTGAGATGCAATGGATAGCTAAAATCCAAACCTATTATTACGAAATTGTTGAACAAATTGTAGTTAGATATACTAACGTAAAAGAACAAGAGCAGATAAAACAGGAATCTGGCGCGACTTCTTCCTTTCTACAACTGGAAAAGGTAAAAATGCCGCACTTTGATGGAGAACTACGTCATTACCCTCAGTTTAAAAGAGATTTCAACAAACAAGTCATGCCACAAATTCGTGGAAGAGATGCCGCATATGTGCTACGCTCTTGTCTTGGAAAAGAACCCGAAGGCCTGGTAAAGAGCATAGACGACGATGTGCAAGAAATGTGGCGAAGACTGGACGAAAAGTATGGAGATCCAGCCAAAATTGCAGACGTTATCATTGACGGCATACGTAGATTCAGAACACTTAAGGAAGGAGAAGATAAACGTTTCATCGAATTCGTGACTCTTGTAGAAGACGGATACAGGGACCTCACAAGACTCGGTCTAGAAGCGGAAATTACAACAACGAGTTCGGTCAGTATTATAGAGAAAGCTTTATCAACAGACATCAGAAGAAGATGGGCGGAAATGGTTAGTTGTCACGGAAGTCACATCGACAAATCAAAAAAGTTCCCTAGTCTTCTTGAATTTCTGCAAAATCAAAGGAGTGCTATTGAATACGACAGTGCTTCTCTTCGGACGACGACCAACAATCAACATTACAGAGGCACATCGCACTATACAGAAGGCGTCGAGGAAGTAAGCAAAGAACCCAAACCAAAATGTCTGATTCATGAACACGGAAGACATTGGACAGCAGACTGCAGAATTTATTTAGCCAAGCCAATAGAAGAGAAAAAGACGATCATCAAAGATAAACGAGCCTGTTGGCCGTGCCTAAAGATCGGTCATCGACAACGTACATGCAAATCAAGGAAAGACTGTGGTGTAGGCGGCTGCACAAGAAAGCACCATCCATCTATACACGAGACGGAAGAAACACCTCAGCAAGTCTCAGCCTCAGCAAACGTATGCCACAATACAAAAATTGACACCTGCCTGTTACAAGTACAAAGAGTTAAAACCAAAAGAGGAGAAGCTAATATAATGTGGGATAACGCCGCATCACTTTGTTTTATCACAAACACTAAAGCAAAGCAAGAGAAACTTAAAGGATCCAAAGTTGAACTTTCAGTCATCAAAGTTGGAGCACAGAGCGAGAAGATTAAgaccatcaaatacaaggtaCCTCTTATAGATAATCAAGGTCACGTCATCGAATTCGAAGCTTACGGCATCGAAAGGATCACCTCAGACATTGAAAGTGTTAACATAGACGACATAGTACATCTTTTCAAGAACGTCACAAAGGAAGAAATCGAGCGACCCTCAGGACCTGTGGACATTTTAATCGGTTACGAATATGCAGCCTATCACCCGGAAAGAGAACAAAACATCGGTCATCTTGTGCTCTTAAGGAATCGTTTCGGGCGATGTATAGGAGGAACGCACCCGTTACTTAAAGAATCACATCTGTATCACGATTTCATCAATGCCAGAGTCAACACAGTTGTAGGCAAAATCAATATAGAAGACTTTTACAAAATTGAGAACCTTGGCGTAGAATGCAAACCGAAATGTGGAGGATGTAAATGTGGAAAATGTTCCTTAGGCGCGAAAGACtgcactattcaagaagagcgAGAGCTGGAACTAATCGAACGAAATCTAAACTTTAACAAAGAGGAAAATCGCTGGGTCGCTGAGTATCCCTGGATCAAGGATCCTCAGAATCTTCCTGACAACCGGAAGGTCGCTTTCGCGAAACTGATAACGACCGAGAAACGTCTAATAAAAAACTGA
- the LOC137996946 gene encoding uncharacterized protein — MTRILQYFNQLIRPCGRRRLVSSRKLLWLFVLLCITFVTVALHAFSFHIMEIIGNNVVHQHSHLSNNSESTLSTTTIARLMDSVNESSARQEPVDSKSTKPNEKKINKTENSSRRSCHSWCRSAANASKPFFLTAVLLVRIYVKDLPQLSTRELRQWFYYLRYAGFQHVYVYDAYVIKNESQAKALKSLIDEGFVTYTDWSHRAYPYSISGTQLSAYQDCIDRFGHDNVWQGAIDMDEYPFSPKDKQPFFVQRAVAQFSENNPTASELTMQNFLFLGKPIDDSKRPMLMDRIWRRTHGPANDLVKPIYKPLHVGKANVHHNSLAKGHTINFPVDLLRVNHYWGARLQNWGDDTPEIIEKTQPDNSMESIVKTLQDCLSECVPSNEYLYRKEWN; from the coding sequence ATGACACGGATATTGCAATATTTCAACCAGCTTATAAGGCCATGCGGAAGACGAAGGCTTGTTTCGTCGAGAAAGTTGCTCTGGTTGTTCGTCTTGCTGTGTATTACATTTGTGACAGTGGCTTTGCATGCGTTTAGCTTCCACATAATGGAGATTATAGGCAATAACGTCGTTCACCAACACAGTCACCTCTCAAATAATTCAGAATCTACCTTATCAACGACGACGATAGCAAGACTCATGGACAGCGTAAACGAATCGTCAGCGAGGCAAGAACCTGTGGACTCCAAATCAACGAAACCGAACGAgaagaaaattaacaaaacgGAAAATTCTTCACGGCGTAGTTGTCATTCTTGGTGTAGGAGTGCGGCAAATGCATCGAAACCTTTCTTTTTAACAGCCGTGCTCCTCGTGCGAATTTATGTCAAGGATTTACCGCAGCTCTCGACCAGGGAGTTAAGGCAGTGGTTTTATTATCTGCGGTACGCTGGCTTTCAACACGTGTATGTTTACGATGCGTATGTTATAAAGAACGAATCGCAAGCCAAAGCTCTGAAATCTCTCATCGACGAAGGATTTGTTACTTACACAGACTGGAGTCACAGAGCTTACCCTTATTCTATTTCAGGCACGCAACTCTCTGCCTATCAGGATTGTATCGACAGATTCGGCCACGACAATGTTTGGCAAGGAGCCATCGACATGGATGAATATCCGTTCAGTCCAAAAGACAAGCAACCATTTTTTGTTCAAAGAGCCGTGGCTCAGTTTAGTGAAAACAACCCGACTGCTTCAGAACTAACTATGCAAAATTTTCTGTTCCTCGGAAAACCTATCGACGATAGCAAACGGCCGATGCTTATGGACAGAATATGGCGGCGTACACACGGTCCGGCCAACGATCTTGTTAAGCCAATATACAAACCTCTTCACGTGGGCAAAGCCAACGTTCATCACAACTCTCTCGCAAAGGGACACACTATCAATTTTCCAGTCGATCTTTTGCGCGTGAATCACTACTGGGGAGCCCGGCTTCAAAACTGGGGAGACGACACACCCGAAATAATTGAAAAAACACAACCTGACAATTCGATGGAATCTATCGTGAAAACCTTACAAGACTGTCTTAGCGAATGCGTCCCTAGTAACGAATATCTTTACCGCAAAGAGTGGAACTAA